Proteins from a single region of Lujinxingia litoralis:
- a CDS encoding FHA domain-containing protein, whose translation MFTITIEDQNGQVADTFSFDHGAYVVGRLETCDVVLPSASVSREHARISVQDGRCYIEDLGSANGVVVDGQRVVQQRDLGTASQIRIGDYYLYLEFKRSARMKQLNVLSTLFIDSGNEHHKLVRINDAFAGEEFSLSEVENTIGRTDENFILLSDASISRRHAIVARHGDLYSVVDCGSSNGTRLNGKAVQSQQALSAGDRVEFGNLEFVFVEGNATINPADYAQRSGGSAMTTYAGMAVVVVLGLVVGAAGVFTLVKMSGDEPAVDLSAPAMPTLEDQIAKHVADGRTQLELGNWDAALAAASEALALAPQHDDARQLREQVDVEREAAATLAQGELLSEEGRHEEARELLLSLPQGSIARDRAQTTLGHLNRTIAYNLRSDASRLFNSRRGADPKAAHDKLVEALAVLPGDEESLALLQDVETHLRKKRIAFEAYAPAP comes from the coding sequence ATGTTTACGATTACCATCGAAGACCAGAATGGCCAGGTCGCCGACACGTTCTCCTTTGACCACGGCGCCTATGTCGTCGGGCGTCTGGAGACCTGCGACGTGGTATTGCCCTCGGCCAGCGTGAGCCGCGAGCACGCCCGTATCTCCGTGCAGGACGGCCGCTGCTACATTGAGGATCTGGGCAGCGCCAACGGGGTTGTTGTCGACGGCCAACGCGTCGTACAGCAACGCGATCTGGGCACGGCCAGCCAGATTCGCATCGGAGATTACTACCTCTATCTGGAATTCAAGCGCTCGGCGCGCATGAAGCAGCTGAACGTGCTCTCCACGCTCTTTATCGACTCGGGCAACGAGCATCATAAGCTCGTCCGCATTAACGATGCCTTTGCCGGTGAAGAGTTCAGCCTCTCGGAGGTGGAAAACACGATCGGGCGCACCGACGAGAACTTTATTCTGCTCTCGGACGCCTCGATCAGCCGGCGACACGCGATCGTTGCCCGTCACGGCGACCTCTACTCCGTGGTCGACTGCGGCAGCTCCAACGGTACCCGACTCAACGGCAAGGCTGTCCAGTCTCAGCAGGCGCTCAGTGCCGGTGACCGTGTGGAGTTTGGCAACCTGGAGTTCGTATTTGTCGAAGGCAACGCCACGATCAATCCGGCGGACTATGCCCAACGCTCCGGGGGCAGCGCGATGACCACCTATGCCGGGATGGCAGTGGTCGTGGTGCTGGGCCTGGTCGTAGGAGCGGCCGGCGTGTTTACGCTGGTGAAGATGAGCGGCGACGAGCCAGCAGTGGACCTGTCGGCCCCGGCGATGCCCACGCTGGAAGATCAGATTGCGAAGCATGTGGCAGACGGCCGCACGCAGCTTGAGCTGGGCAATTGGGACGCTGCTCTGGCGGCTGCCAGCGAAGCGCTGGCACTGGCCCCGCAGCATGACGACGCCCGCCAGCTCCGTGAACAAGTCGATGTGGAACGGGAGGCCGCCGCCACTCTGGCACAGGGCGAACTCTTAAGCGAAGAAGGCCGCCACGAGGAAGCACGAGAGCTCTTGCTCTCGCTGCCCCAGGGCTCCATCGCCCGGGACCGGGCTCAGACGACGCTGGGTCACCTCAACCGCACCATCGCCTATAACCTGCGCAGCGACGCCAGCCGCCTCTTCAACAGCCGCCGCGGTGCGGATCCGAAGGCCGCGCATGACAAGCTGGTTGAGGCTCTGGCGGTGCTCCCGGGTGACGAGGAGTCGCTGGCGCTTCTCCAAGATGTGGAGACTCACCTTCGCAAGAAGCGAATTGCGTTTGAGGCCTATGCTCCGGCCCCGTGA
- a CDS encoding MlaC/ttg2D family ABC transporter substrate-binding protein yields MKITTRLKHLVVALTTISAVGLMALSAWAAAPTEVVKERTEAIANVLEKPDSKARNAELTRELNQTIDFAYLAGLAFGEHWEARSDEEKQEFLDLLQRMLQANYQDRLSGRTLNEDYTITYGNERTRNDRAFVRGEVTRKGESFPVVYRLYRDGETWRIYDLVIDDISLEETYREGYVPIIEDEGWGELIRLMRERIEQMEAK; encoded by the coding sequence ATGAAGATTACGACTCGTCTCAAACATCTGGTGGTCGCGTTGACCACCATCTCCGCGGTCGGCCTGATGGCCCTGAGCGCCTGGGCAGCGGCTCCCACCGAGGTTGTTAAGGAGCGTACCGAGGCCATTGCTAACGTGCTCGAGAAGCCAGACAGCAAGGCTCGCAACGCCGAGTTGACCCGAGAACTCAATCAGACGATCGACTTTGCCTACCTTGCGGGGCTGGCATTTGGCGAACACTGGGAGGCACGCAGCGACGAGGAGAAGCAAGAGTTTCTCGACCTCCTCCAGCGGATGCTTCAGGCGAATTACCAGGATAGGCTCAGCGGTCGTACGCTGAACGAAGACTACACCATCACCTATGGCAACGAACGCACCCGCAACGATCGCGCGTTCGTGCGTGGCGAGGTGACGCGCAAGGGCGAGTCGTTCCCGGTCGTCTACAGGCTCTATCGCGACGGTGAGACCTGGCGCATTTACGACCTGGTCATCGATGATATCAGCCTCGAGGAGACCTACCGTGAGGGGTACGTTCCCATCATCGAGGATGAAGGCTGGGGCGAACTCATTCGCCTGATGCGTGAACGTATCGAGCAGATGGAGGCAAAGTAA
- a CDS encoding TolC family protein codes for MRTIFSIVTALGALLLGASPLVAQEQAAAQGQGVTLTLAEVEERARLSPELRAQQSARQDHARWQAYRADRAWWPKIEAQTLIAPVPANADPSNLDENLDEILSLNLGPLFRQSARVIVPVYTFGRVSIARELAALGVDVAEIEAEEALAEHLLRARQAYFGRQLAEAFGALLSEGETLVNGALTEMEDARDFGEASFSTEDFRRLQIFKAEFDTMMLDNARLRDLSDSALRYLIDEDGSIRVPPLDPERVDAPLASLEAVQRYAGEHRRDLQLLAQGLRARELQLDLARRDYWPNIFAAVDFGFAWSTEAPALQRVCRRAAPGEPCIDVDTLWTRPYSNPLNSLTLGVGVGLRWQFDLAQQRGKVGESQAKLAELRAQADRARGAVALEVEQAWRTAADARARVEIEARRLDAARRWRNQFGLQNELSDANMRDALDPLRAYYEAQAAHLEAAHAYLAARARLARVVGAPSLEALAGLPD; via the coding sequence ATGCGCACCATCTTCAGTATTGTAACTGCATTGGGGGCGCTCCTGCTGGGGGCCTCGCCACTCGTTGCGCAGGAGCAAGCGGCAGCCCAAGGGCAGGGCGTCACGTTGACGCTCGCCGAGGTGGAGGAGCGCGCTCGGCTCAGCCCCGAGCTTCGGGCTCAGCAGAGCGCTCGTCAGGATCACGCCCGCTGGCAGGCCTATCGCGCCGACCGCGCCTGGTGGCCGAAAATCGAGGCGCAGACGCTGATCGCCCCGGTGCCGGCCAACGCCGATCCGTCGAACCTTGATGAAAACCTCGACGAGATCCTCTCGCTGAACCTGGGGCCGCTCTTTCGTCAGAGCGCGCGCGTGATCGTGCCGGTCTACACCTTCGGGCGTGTCAGCATTGCTCGGGAACTCGCTGCGCTGGGGGTAGACGTGGCCGAGATTGAGGCGGAGGAGGCCTTGGCGGAGCACCTTCTCCGGGCACGACAGGCCTACTTTGGTCGCCAGCTGGCGGAAGCCTTCGGCGCGTTGCTGAGCGAGGGCGAGACGCTGGTCAACGGTGCCCTCACCGAGATGGAGGACGCCCGCGACTTCGGCGAGGCGAGTTTTAGCACCGAAGATTTCCGCCGCCTGCAGATCTTCAAAGCAGAATTCGACACGATGATGCTGGACAACGCCCGGCTCCGCGATCTGAGCGACTCGGCGCTTCGTTACCTTATTGACGAAGACGGGAGCATCCGGGTGCCGCCTTTAGATCCTGAGCGCGTCGATGCTCCGCTGGCCAGTCTGGAGGCAGTGCAGCGTTACGCAGGGGAGCATCGCCGCGATCTGCAACTCCTGGCTCAGGGGCTGCGCGCGCGCGAACTTCAGCTCGACCTGGCGCGACGAGATTACTGGCCCAATATCTTTGCGGCGGTCGACTTCGGATTTGCCTGGTCTACGGAAGCACCGGCGCTCCAACGTGTCTGTCGGCGGGCGGCCCCTGGCGAGCCCTGCATCGACGTCGATACGCTCTGGACACGGCCCTACTCCAACCCCCTGAATTCATTGACGCTGGGGGTGGGAGTGGGACTTCGTTGGCAGTTCGACCTGGCTCAGCAGCGCGGCAAAGTCGGCGAGTCGCAAGCCAAGCTGGCCGAACTCCGCGCGCAGGCCGATCGCGCTCGTGGGGCGGTGGCGCTGGAGGTTGAGCAGGCCTGGCGCACGGCTGCGGATGCACGGGCGCGTGTCGAGATTGAGGCGCGTCGCCTGGACGCGGCGCGTCGCTGGCGCAACCAGTTCGGGCTTCAGAATGAGCTCAGCGACGCGAACATGCGCGACGCTCTGGACCCGCTTCGTGCCTACTACGAAGCCCAGGCTGCCCACCTTGAGGCTGCCCATGCCTACCTGGCAGCCCGTGCCAGACTCGCCCGCGTCGTCGGCGCGCCTTCGCTTGAGGCGCTCGCTGGACTCCCGGACTGA
- the sppA gene encoding signal peptide peptidase SppA encodes MKKRGIITLVAIFGALFFGLMVFITVLITAFSPDGFGGVGESIGIIEVEGPIMESKKTVEDIRRFQKDENVKAVVVRVDSPGGAVAPSQEIFEAVKALNEVKPVAISMGSTAASGGYYIACGAETIFANNGTLTGSIGVITQFFNVEGILDTVAVDVHTIKSGEFKDSGSPFREFLPKDEAVFAEMVMDIHSQFVEDVAECRGLEESVVRRLADGRVYTGRQAKANKLVDEIGTLHDTIDFLAEKVGLTDPPVVYPPEEPMGFVQELMSAGVRSTTQAARDEIAPRVQLLYTGPQ; translated from the coding sequence ATGAAAAAACGCGGAATCATTACCCTGGTTGCCATCTTCGGAGCCCTCTTTTTTGGGCTGATGGTCTTTATCACCGTTCTTATCACGGCGTTTTCTCCCGACGGCTTCGGCGGGGTGGGAGAGAGCATCGGCATCATCGAGGTCGAGGGCCCCATTATGGAGTCCAAGAAGACCGTCGAAGATATCCGGCGCTTCCAGAAAGATGAAAACGTCAAAGCCGTCGTGGTACGCGTCGACAGTCCTGGAGGAGCGGTCGCCCCTTCTCAGGAAATCTTTGAGGCGGTGAAGGCCCTCAACGAGGTCAAGCCGGTGGCCATCTCCATGGGCTCCACCGCTGCCAGCGGCGGCTACTACATTGCGTGTGGTGCCGAGACGATCTTTGCCAACAACGGGACGCTGACCGGTTCCATCGGTGTGATCACCCAGTTCTTCAACGTGGAGGGGATCCTCGACACCGTGGCCGTCGATGTTCACACCATCAAAAGTGGTGAGTTCAAAGACTCCGGCTCTCCCTTCCGGGAGTTTCTCCCCAAAGATGAGGCGGTATTTGCCGAGATGGTAATGGACATTCACAGCCAGTTTGTCGAAGACGTGGCCGAGTGTCGTGGACTGGAAGAGTCGGTAGTGCGTCGTCTGGCGGATGGCCGCGTGTACACCGGTCGCCAGGCCAAAGCGAACAAGCTCGTCGATGAGATTGGCACGCTTCACGACACCATCGACTTTCTGGCCGAGAAGGTCGGTCTGACCGATCCTCCCGTGGTCTATCCGCCGGAAGAGCCCATGGGCTTTGTGCAGGAGTTGATGAGCGCCGGTGTGCGTTCGACCACCCAGGCCGCCCGCGACGAGATCGCTCCCCGTGTTCAGCTTCTTTACACCGGCCCGCAGTGA
- a CDS encoding complex I subunit 5 family protein, protein MNEVQTWGLVAALAWPLVGAIWALVGHAGRSMRLGLVWVLPALLCAILMPEANERLAWLMLDARFGLDSTTRVFLALSAVVWGCATTYAGYTMPASLTLRRFAVCMMASMAGNFLLIGALDMLSFMAGFALMSYAGYGLIAHFMTVSAWRAGRVYMALTVGAELALWAGAVLAWSLANSWELEVVRQALVADTVAARVACGLIFAAFGVKAGLVPLHIWLPLAHPAAPTAASAVLSAAMIKAGVLGWLRFLPLGLVELPSIGLAAVVLGAAGTFGAVAVGLVQRKVKTILAYSSVSQMGYVALMVGLAARWPQVFPQVRLAILIFVVHHGLAKGALFLSVDATKRYLPKTRTGARVALAILVLLPAIAISGGPLTSGALAKYALKTVAHHEHVGLPEVLLDVWLVAGALATGALMARFLVVLARKLPETSLKPAPVPALIAWALLASGSIWAIGLAPLGVPSKWRGGFVEISSVWSALWPLVLVAALAWVLWARPVEVLRRAIGRVAPGDLLELLVWSAERMLRRAARWGALGRRHLERGLLSLRDRFDALALRAKSLPRSQRQTLSRWSSGEWLTLVVALVLALAIWRSVSI, encoded by the coding sequence ATGAACGAGGTTCAAACCTGGGGACTTGTCGCAGCCCTGGCCTGGCCGCTGGTGGGCGCCATCTGGGCGCTGGTGGGACATGCCGGGCGTTCGATGCGACTGGGACTGGTGTGGGTGCTGCCCGCACTGCTCTGCGCGATCCTCATGCCTGAAGCAAATGAGCGCCTGGCCTGGCTGATGCTCGATGCGCGCTTTGGGCTCGACTCGACCACGCGGGTGTTTCTGGCGCTGAGCGCGGTGGTCTGGGGATGTGCGACCACCTACGCCGGCTACACCATGCCGGCATCACTGACATTACGACGCTTTGCGGTGTGCATGATGGCGTCGATGGCCGGCAACTTTCTGCTGATCGGCGCCCTCGATATGCTCAGCTTTATGGCGGGCTTCGCCCTGATGAGTTACGCGGGTTACGGTCTGATCGCGCACTTCATGACCGTGAGCGCGTGGCGTGCCGGACGGGTCTACATGGCGCTCACCGTGGGGGCCGAACTCGCGCTCTGGGCCGGGGCGGTTCTTGCCTGGTCGCTGGCGAATAGCTGGGAGCTGGAGGTGGTCCGCCAGGCGCTCGTGGCCGACACCGTAGCCGCTCGGGTGGCGTGCGGGTTGATTTTTGCGGCATTCGGGGTCAAGGCCGGCCTGGTTCCCCTCCATATCTGGTTACCCCTGGCGCATCCGGCGGCGCCTACCGCGGCCAGCGCCGTACTGAGCGCAGCGATGATCAAGGCCGGGGTGCTCGGGTGGTTGCGCTTTTTGCCCCTGGGCCTTGTCGAACTTCCCTCGATCGGGTTGGCCGCGGTGGTATTGGGAGCCGCCGGCACCTTCGGCGCGGTGGCAGTGGGGTTGGTGCAGCGAAAAGTGAAGACGATTCTGGCCTATTCGAGTGTCAGCCAGATGGGCTACGTGGCGCTGATGGTCGGTTTGGCGGCCCGGTGGCCCCAGGTCTTCCCTCAGGTGCGTCTGGCGATCCTCATTTTTGTGGTTCACCACGGTCTGGCGAAAGGGGCCCTGTTCTTAAGTGTGGACGCCACCAAGCGCTACCTCCCAAAGACTCGGACGGGGGCGCGTGTGGCCCTTGCGATACTGGTGTTGCTGCCCGCCATCGCCATCTCGGGCGGCCCCTTAACGAGTGGGGCCCTTGCGAAATACGCGCTTAAAACCGTGGCGCACCACGAACACGTGGGGCTGCCCGAGGTACTCCTTGACGTGTGGCTGGTCGCCGGGGCGTTGGCCACCGGTGCGCTGATGGCCCGGTTTTTAGTTGTGCTCGCCCGTAAACTTCCCGAGACCTCGCTGAAGCCCGCGCCCGTGCCGGCGCTGATCGCCTGGGCGCTGTTGGCCAGCGGCTCGATCTGGGCCATCGGACTTGCGCCCCTGGGAGTGCCCTCAAAATGGCGGGGCGGATTTGTGGAAATCTCCTCGGTGTGGTCTGCCCTCTGGCCCCTGGTGCTGGTGGCGGCCCTGGCCTGGGTGCTCTGGGCCCGGCCGGTGGAGGTGCTCCGACGCGCGATCGGACGCGTGGCCCCGGGGGATCTCCTGGAGCTGTTGGTCTGGAGTGCTGAACGCATGCTACGCCGGGCCGCTCGTTGGGGGGCCCTGGGGAGGCGCCACCTGGAGCGAGGCCTTCTAAGTCTGCGGGATCGTTTCGATGCGCTGGCCCTGCGCGCCAAAAGTTTGCCTCGCTCTCAACGTCAGACGCTCTCGCGGTGGAGTTCCGGGGAGTGGCTTACCCTGGTCGTCGCGCTGGTCCTGGCACTGGCGATCTGGCGCAGCGTTTCGATCTGA
- a CDS encoding complex I subunit 5 family protein: MSDEALFWLPLAVVLSSMLPGLCIFALKEEQVLARTILNLAGILTKLGLITAMVIGVYRGHIYETRLPLMPGYDLVLHASALPILFVVLSAVLWLITTVYAIGYLEHSPGRSRFFGFFSVCVSATTGIALSGNLFTFVLFYELLTLATYPLVVHRGTQEALRAGRIYLAYTLTGGTILLVAVVWLHALVGPFDFREGGVLAAQYGEHAPTLMVIFWMMIAGLGVKAALVPLHGWLPVAMVAPAPVSALLHAVAVVKAGAFGVVRVVYDVYGITYVGELGLGQGLVWVASFTIIYGSVRALAQDKLKRLLAYSTVSQVAYIILGVGLVAPLASVGGVVHLVHQGVMKITLFFCAGNLAETLGIHRISQMNGVARRMPATMAAFTIGALGMIGVPPLAGFISKWFLGMGAMEAQQPWVLVILAASSALNAAYFLPVIFTAYFREPAQPWPLEGWPGRFETHLSLLLPALITAAMVIAFGLGASAIWSPLSWVEIVVARIYPGPSAFSGPP; the protein is encoded by the coding sequence ATGAGCGACGAGGCGCTTTTCTGGCTCCCGCTGGCCGTCGTGCTCAGCTCCATGCTCCCCGGGCTGTGCATTTTCGCGCTCAAAGAAGAGCAGGTGCTTGCCCGTACCATCCTCAACCTGGCCGGCATCCTGACCAAGCTCGGCCTGATCACCGCGATGGTCATCGGGGTCTACCGTGGTCATATCTACGAGACTCGCCTGCCCTTGATGCCCGGCTACGACCTGGTGCTTCATGCCTCGGCGCTGCCCATCCTCTTTGTGGTGCTCTCGGCGGTTCTGTGGCTGATCACCACCGTCTACGCCATCGGCTACCTGGAGCACTCCCCGGGGCGCAGCCGCTTCTTTGGATTTTTCAGCGTCTGCGTCAGTGCCACCACCGGCATCGCGCTCTCGGGGAACCTCTTCACCTTCGTGCTCTTTTATGAGCTGCTCACCCTGGCAACCTACCCACTGGTCGTCCACCGCGGCACGCAGGAGGCGTTGCGGGCCGGTCGGATCTACCTGGCCTACACCCTGACCGGCGGCACGATCTTGCTGGTGGCGGTGGTCTGGCTACACGCCCTGGTCGGGCCTTTTGACTTCCGCGAGGGCGGCGTTCTGGCCGCCCAGTATGGCGAGCATGCGCCCACGCTCATGGTGATCTTCTGGATGATGATCGCCGGGCTCGGGGTCAAAGCCGCGCTGGTCCCCCTGCATGGGTGGCTCCCGGTGGCCATGGTCGCCCCGGCCCCGGTCAGTGCGCTCTTGCATGCGGTCGCCGTGGTCAAGGCCGGGGCTTTTGGCGTGGTGCGGGTGGTTTATGATGTCTATGGCATCACCTACGTCGGCGAGCTGGGGCTGGGGCAGGGATTGGTCTGGGTGGCATCGTTCACCATTATCTACGGTTCAGTGCGGGCCCTCGCCCAGGACAAGCTCAAGCGCCTGTTGGCGTACTCGACGGTCAGCCAGGTGGCGTACATCATTCTGGGAGTGGGCCTGGTGGCGCCCCTGGCGAGCGTGGGGGGCGTGGTGCACCTGGTGCATCAGGGGGTGATGAAAATCACGCTCTTCTTCTGTGCCGGAAACCTCGCGGAAACACTGGGCATCCATCGCATCAGTCAGATGAACGGAGTGGCCCGTAGGATGCCTGCGACGATGGCCGCGTTTACCATCGGCGCACTGGGCATGATCGGGGTGCCGCCGCTAGCAGGATTTATCTCCAAGTGGTTCCTGGGCATGGGCGCGATGGAAGCCCAACAACCCTGGGTTCTGGTGATTCTGGCGGCTTCGAGTGCGCTCAACGCCGCCTATTTTTTGCCGGTCATTTTCACAGCGTACTTTCGCGAACCAGCTCAACCCTGGCCGCTTGAAGGCTGGCCCGGGCGCTTCGAAACCCATCTGAGCCTGCTCCTGCCAGCGCTGATTACGGCAGCGATGGTGATTGCGTTCGGTCTGGGAGCAAGTGCCATCTGGAGCCCCTTATCCTGGGTGGAGATCGTGGTGGCACGCATCTATCCGGGCCCTTCGGCATTTTCAGGCCCCCCCTGA
- a CDS encoding complex I subunit 5 family protein codes for MNDLPLASLAVWVPLVGALITSLAPRHRTPWWGLAGALVSAMASLGLVVDVAREGPRQESLGGWGAPLGIELWVDGLAALMVAMCAVVGLAVSVYAVAYFKPDGPNGGHAEESQLRRQAYFWRLWLLVWAAMVAAFVSADLFNLYVAIEVLGLGAVSLVALAGGRALPAALRYLYVTLCGSLFYLSGVVLLYGDIGALDMATLGGRLAQGPTATAALTLMVVGLSLKTALFPLHFWLPQAHADAPAPVSALLSALVIKVTFYILIRLGVTVFAGVGAAQAGGVLLVLGVIAILWGSLRALLQTRLKMMVAYSTVAQVGYLFVVLGLAPRTEASVVWQAGAYFMIAHACAKGAMFLAAGAIARAVGHDQIGQMRGVGQGLALPFFAFGLGGISLMGLPPSGGFVAKWLFITGAVASGDVIVVIALAGGGLLAAAYVVKTLGLAFERAPREGAPSLRPISPLLGWSAMALAAVAVILGVAAGAPLALLEVGLPFGSSLAEGVSP; via the coding sequence GTGAATGACCTTCCCCTGGCCAGCCTCGCGGTGTGGGTTCCCCTGGTCGGGGCGCTCATCACCTCGCTTGCACCGCGGCACCGCACGCCCTGGTGGGGGCTGGCCGGGGCCCTGGTAAGTGCGATGGCCAGCCTCGGACTGGTGGTCGATGTGGCACGCGAAGGGCCGCGCCAGGAGAGTCTGGGAGGTTGGGGCGCTCCGCTGGGAATCGAACTCTGGGTTGATGGGCTGGCGGCATTGATGGTGGCCATGTGTGCGGTGGTCGGGTTGGCGGTCAGTGTTTACGCGGTGGCTTACTTTAAGCCCGACGGTCCGAATGGCGGGCATGCTGAGGAGTCTCAGCTGCGTCGTCAGGCGTATTTCTGGCGACTCTGGTTGCTGGTCTGGGCCGCGATGGTGGCGGCCTTCGTCTCTGCGGACCTGTTTAATCTCTACGTCGCCATCGAGGTGCTCGGGCTGGGGGCGGTTTCACTGGTGGCATTGGCCGGTGGTCGCGCGCTGCCGGCGGCGCTCCGCTACCTCTATGTGACGCTTTGTGGCTCGTTATTTTACCTCTCCGGCGTGGTGCTCCTCTACGGAGACATCGGCGCGCTGGATATGGCCACCCTCGGGGGACGACTGGCGCAGGGACCGACGGCAACTGCGGCCTTGACGCTGATGGTGGTCGGACTGTCCCTTAAAACGGCGCTCTTTCCCCTGCACTTCTGGTTGCCGCAGGCTCACGCCGACGCTCCGGCTCCGGTCAGTGCACTGCTTTCGGCCCTGGTGATCAAGGTCACCTTCTACATCCTCATCCGGTTGGGGGTGACCGTGTTTGCCGGGGTTGGCGCCGCGCAAGCCGGGGGCGTGCTGCTGGTGCTCGGCGTCATTGCGATTCTCTGGGGAAGTTTGCGTGCCCTGCTTCAGACCCGTCTTAAAATGATGGTTGCCTACTCCACCGTCGCTCAGGTGGGCTACCTCTTCGTGGTTCTGGGGCTCGCGCCGCGCACCGAGGCCAGCGTGGTGTGGCAGGCCGGGGCGTACTTTATGATCGCGCACGCCTGTGCCAAGGGGGCGATGTTTCTGGCCGCTGGCGCGATCGCCCGGGCGGTGGGCCACGATCAGATCGGACAGATGCGTGGGGTGGGGCAGGGGCTGGCGCTCCCCTTCTTTGCGTTTGGACTGGGCGGCATCAGTCTGATGGGCCTTCCTCCCAGCGGGGGCTTTGTGGCCAAGTGGTTGTTTATCACCGGCGCGGTGGCCAGCGGGGACGTCATTGTGGTGATCGCGTTGGCAGGTGGCGGTTTGCTGGCCGCCGCCTATGTGGTCAAAACGTTGGGGCTGGCATTTGAGCGCGCCCCTCGAGAAGGCGCCCCCTCACTGCGTCCCATCTCGCCACTTCTGGGCTGGTCGGCGATGGCCTTAGCGGCGGTTGCGGTCATCCTGGGGGTGGCCGCCGGCGCTCCGCTCGCACTTCTGGAGGTAGGACTCCCCTTTGGCAGCTCCCTGGCCGAAGGAGTGTCGCCATGA
- a CDS encoding sodium:proton antiporter, producing MTAQTFYTIAGVGLMATGFFAWMVRRHLIRRLMGVNLISTGLFMVLIAGARQAPEGPDPVPQAMVLTGIVVAVSATALGLALIQHIYEERGARSLGEGGAGE from the coding sequence ATGACGGCGCAGACCTTCTATACGATTGCCGGGGTCGGCCTGATGGCCACCGGTTTCTTCGCCTGGATGGTGCGACGGCACCTGATTCGGCGTCTGATGGGGGTGAATCTCATCAGTACCGGCCTCTTTATGGTGCTTATCGCCGGCGCTCGTCAGGCCCCCGAGGGGCCAGACCCGGTTCCTCAGGCGATGGTTCTAACCGGCATCGTCGTCGCGGTAAGCGCCACGGCGCTCGGGCTGGCGCTGATTCAGCATATCTATGAGGAACGGGGCGCGCGTTCGCTGGGGGAGGGAGGGGCAGGTGAATGA
- a CDS encoding MnhB domain-containing protein, translating to MRSERAFEVVVGVLCAALGALLGVGAFSARGLEPGAGRLVVARLSESGVSSQVTAVLLNFRAYDTMLEVTVLVVAFWGVWSLRPTTVPLAQRDTDPILRKTMGGMLPVLWLLSLYLLWAGTSRPGGEFAAGAVLGAAGVLSLLMGLRVGGAQRRALRKAVLVAGILVFVAAGLAGALRSGVAWGYGAPEAKRWIVAIEIAGAATIAFVLVGLFAGGLQRMNPRGQAEGS from the coding sequence GTGAGAAGTGAGCGGGCGTTTGAGGTCGTAGTCGGTGTGTTATGCGCGGCGCTCGGGGCCCTTCTCGGCGTGGGGGCTTTTAGCGCTCGCGGGCTGGAGCCCGGCGCCGGGCGCCTGGTGGTGGCCCGGCTGTCAGAAAGCGGGGTTAGCAGCCAGGTGACTGCCGTGCTGCTGAACTTTCGCGCCTACGACACCATGCTCGAAGTGACGGTTCTGGTGGTTGCCTTCTGGGGGGTCTGGTCCTTGCGCCCTACCACCGTGCCCCTGGCACAACGAGATACGGACCCGATCCTGAGGAAGACCATGGGAGGGATGTTGCCGGTGTTGTGGCTTCTTTCGCTGTATCTGCTCTGGGCGGGAACCAGTCGCCCCGGGGGAGAGTTTGCCGCCGGGGCGGTGCTGGGAGCAGCCGGAGTGCTCTCCCTGTTGATGGGACTAAGAGTGGGGGGAGCGCAACGACGGGCCTTGCGGAAAGCCGTTCTTGTGGCGGGGATTTTGGTGTTTGTTGCCGCCGGGTTGGCCGGAGCGCTTCGCAGCGGTGTGGCGTGGGGATATGGAGCACCCGAGGCCAAGCGCTGGATCGTGGCGATCGAGATCGCCGGTGCAGCGACCATTGCTTTTGTATTGGTGGGGCTCTTTGCCGGAGGGCTGCAACGTATGAATCCGAGAGGGCAGGCGGAGGGCTCATGA
- a CDS encoding Na(+)/H(+) antiporter subunit B: protein MVVFDALVTVTLWALAVGAVSQADLFKSVVLFVTLGVVVAVAWARMGAADLAMVEVAVGAGVTGALFLNTLGHLEQSSEEGEGEK, encoded by the coding sequence ATGGTGGTGTTTGATGCGCTGGTCACGGTCACGCTCTGGGCGCTGGCGGTGGGGGCTGTCTCCCAGGCCGATCTCTTTAAGTCGGTGGTGCTCTTTGTGACCCTGGGAGTCGTTGTGGCGGTGGCCTGGGCTCGGATGGGGGCGGCCGACCTGGCAATGGTCGAGGTGGCGGTCGGGGCCGGGGTAACCGGTGCGCTCTTTTTAAATACCTTGGGGCACCTCGAGCAGAGCTCAGAGGAGGGGGAAGGTGAGAAGTGA
- the mnhG gene encoding monovalent cation/H(+) antiporter subunit G: MEIAGLVLMVCGACFFLAGSVGMLRFPDVYTRLHALTKADNLGFGLVVAGLSLRAPGLNEVFKLVLTWGFVLVASTVSCHLVAREALRQGVKPQQPGGDDGGV; the protein is encoded by the coding sequence ATGGAGATCGCCGGGCTTGTGCTGATGGTCTGCGGGGCGTGCTTCTTTCTCGCTGGCTCGGTAGGGATGTTGCGCTTTCCTGACGTGTACACTCGTCTGCACGCTCTGACCAAAGCGGATAACCTCGGTTTTGGGTTGGTGGTGGCCGGGTTAAGCCTCCGCGCCCCGGGACTTAACGAGGTGTTCAAACTCGTGTTGACCTGGGGTTTTGTCCTGGTCGCCAGCACTGTGTCGTGTCACCTGGTCGCGCGTGAGGCGCTGCGCCAGGGCGTGAAGCCTCAGCAACCAGGGGGAGACGATGGTGGTGTTTGA